The genomic window TCGCTGCTCCGGCTGATGGTCTCGTAGTGGCGGAAGAACTTGTTCAGCGGCAGCGCAAAGTAGGTGTCGAAGCAGAGTAGCAGCACTAGGATGGCGGTCACGAAGTAGTAGATGGCCGAGGTCCTCATGGACGAGAAGATCTCTCCGCAGATAAAGGCCATGGCGGTGGTGAAGCAACCGCTGATGTTGGAGCCCAGGACGACGGCGCCGGTGTACTTGATGGGCAACGATGCCACAATTCCGTAGATGGTGTTCTGGTAGATGCCGTTGCACACGTTCAGCAGCACAATGCACACCATGGTGGCCCAGAAGAACGTGCCCGGCCACTGGGAGGAGTCCAGCATGGCCAGAATAATGGTTACCAGCAGAATGACCATCTCGAAGATGATGCTGTAGACGATTCGGGTGGTCAGGTCGCCGCCCAAGTTGACAAAGATGTTCAGCCAGTTGAATACCAGGTTGGGAATCTGCGAGGCGAAGCCCATATTCTGCATGAAATGGGAACGGTAACTCACTTCCGTGGCCACAGTGTTGTTCGGTCCAAGTTTGAAGTCCTCGAAATAGGACTTGGCCGTAATGAACATGTTCCAGGGCATCAGAGTGCCCACGCCGTGCAGCAGGAATATAAAGAACACGATAAGGAATTTATCCTTTGGCGCTGGCAGGCCCAGTTTTGCCAGCACCGACGTAGATCCTTTGCCATTGGAATCGTGGGGCGGCAGCTTGGATTCCCACGAGGGATTCAGCGTCACCGGCGCCTGCTGTTTGCCAATAAAAGGCGACTTCTCCGATTTAGCCTCCGCCATATCTGCGCGACTTCTGTTCTGTACTGGCTTGGATTTCTTTCTGGTTCTGCTGATGCGGGCGACAGCAGTTATTGGGGCGTATGCTTGAAACTCGAAAACTTGCGCGGTCAGTTATTTTTCGAGGGGGGCTACAAAACCGGTAGGAGGGCGGGAAGGTTTGATTTTCCCCTTCGCCTGGTGCACCACTCTGATTTCGGGCTTGGGTTTATCCTCGTGGCGGGAGGTTCGCCTGGAACTAACGGTCACGTGGAGAGCCAACTGCAGTGCCCGAAGAACACTGATTACAGCACAGATCGCATCGAATCAAAGGTTATAACCGCACTACAAGATTATCGCCGCGTTGTATCAGCTCAGCTGTACTCGATCGAAGGGAGTTGCCACGCCGTtgaaaattatgatttatggGCGTAGTTGCACGCGATTTTAGGGGTGCTGTCAGGCATGGGCGCAGTCTTTTCCGTTCGTAATCGTCAAGAGGGGACGTTAGTAGAGGCCGTAAATAATGTTTTCTTGGCTTTGAGTATTACTAAATCAAAGTAATTGAATGTACATGTTATGTGAGTTACTCCCACTATCACAACCCCTGTTAGCTACACCCATGTTACACTTCAAAAGTAATAGCAACCAACTGCTTATCACAAAAGTTGgtaatgtatgtacatatttgttgtttttgggtttttttttgtaatttttattacTACAAGTATTTAGATTGTGTTCCATATTGAATGTTATCTCAATTCTTATGTTCCAATTgcatgaaaaaataatttaattaattaaattaaatgtctTTCTTAACTGCAATAAAACCAAGCAACAGGTTATAGGGCTGCCAGatcaataaaataatcaaaacacataaaggaaataaaatgaTCATCTCATTtccataaataatttttaatgaccAAAACAAGAATTTAATTAGTTCTTAATTATAGCTTTCCATATATAATGCTGTTACTAAACCTGCAACAGGTGACTAGAATAACAGATTGGCCCGTTTTCCAGCACTGAACTTTTCTTCCTCTTCTAGCCCCCCTTAGAATTTGCGGCTTTTCGTTTGTTTTCGACAAACACGTTGTTTATAAGAATCATTACATAGAGTAGCGACAATGGCCACTGAAGAGGCCATTCCTAGAATCCAATTGGGCGACTACATAGTCATCCAGCGGCAGAAGTATACGAAGCTACAAAAGTTCGGCAGCCTGGACACCACGGCCACTTTGGGCAAAGAAACACTGGAGCTGAAGTCCCTTTTGGACCAACCCTATGGGTCCACGTTCAAGATGTGCGTCAAGGAGACAAAGCCAGGCAAAAGGGGTGCGCAGAGGCAACACACCCTGGAGCTGTGCAGCGAGACAGAGCTGCGAAGCACCCGTGAGGTTCTGGGAATCTCCAGCAGTGGAGCGGATAACCGGGACATCTGCGATGACGGGGAAGCGCAGACCCTGAAGCCAGAGGACATTGCCCAACTGCGGGAGGAGGGCAACGACTCCAGCAAAATCATCGAGAAGCTTGTGGAGAATTCAAAGACCTTCCACAACCGAACAGAGTACTCCCAGGAGAAGTACCTGCTAAAGAAGGAGAAAAAGTATTTCGAGTTCGTTCAGATCCGCCAGCCGACGATCCGGCTGATGCTGGACATCTTTTACCGCCAAGACTCGGAGAAGGTTATGGGCATTCGCGTTGACACATTGTCGCAGATTATTTCTTACTCG from Drosophila yakuba strain Tai18E2 chromosome 2L, Prin_Dyak_Tai18E2_2.1, whole genome shotgun sequence includes these protein-coding regions:
- the LOC6527070 gene encoding equilibrative nucleoside transporter 1, translating into MAEAKSEKSPFIGKQQAPVTLNPSWESKLPPHDSNGKGSTSVLAKLGLPAPKDKFLIVFFIFLLHGVGTLMPWNMFITAKSYFEDFKLGPNNTVATEVSYRSHFMQNMGFASQIPNLVFNWLNIFVNLGGDLTTRIVYSIIFEMVILLVTIILAMLDSSQWPGTFFWATMVCIVLLNVCNGIYQNTIYGIVASLPIKYTGAVVLGSNISGCFTTAMAFICGEIFSSMRTSAIYYFVTAILVLLLCFDTYFALPLNKFFRHYETISRSSEKKSDSKVQLNVPYWQIFKKASPQLFNIFLTFFVTLAVFPAIQSNVQRSDPDFVVGKSHFVLVTCFATFNVFAMLGSLTTSWVKWPGPRFLWVPVVLRLAFIPLFVMCNYVPPDSVRKLTVFIDNDWVYWGIGIAMAYSSGYLSSLGMMYAPQTVHTKYQTTAGMYGAAMLITGIFSGVLFSYLGPSFVV